A genome region from Pygocentrus nattereri isolate fPygNat1 chromosome 10, fPygNat1.pri, whole genome shotgun sequence includes the following:
- the rlf gene encoding LOW QUALITY PROTEIN: zinc finger protein Rlf (The sequence of the model RefSeq protein was modified relative to this genomic sequence to represent the inferred CDS: deleted 1 base in 1 codon): protein MADGAEAEWSSPAEHDAFWAMESLQATLQQLEAGLRHQDVSEESSTEYCDSFCQALMHYAGSRNSVEHGLSLLEVYCLSINCFAAARPHLTADSPNVALVLKRLALSCFELLLSVPQNEIPFEAWLQFHGSVQAAHEAMSQYGSMDLQALLQITGEGGAWSNPTLVALLTGQPTDADEVNAYLALEGDDFLEMRIKHLEKVGEVEKALILTKACGNCSLLPGQANFRQTFVTQLCQLLPSEEAIVEISRLDGKDVLDIICNMETEGDENTAFILCTTYFTQQLQQESLYCSWELTLLWSKLQRRIDGSLESFLERCLQFGAIAKTVYHLLFLIRVIQTETMHFGLAVSVELCVKALQLPRQEDTETKTTVCKTVACLLPDDLEVLRACQLTEFLLSPSREVFDSLEDLYRRPDQKYDEENAIISNSLRCELLLALKAHWPFDPEFWDWKTLKHYCIKLLGLEPEEDESEGVEDVPSAQPVTTQEDESAEKEDEIETNEYGHAEQKENKQHEGNVKVQHQGSAKKLQLQNSPKKEVLWTSERAKRWQKYKFLCQICQKEVIEPRFLHHSRKHLTNDVWTCPVCLQKFESKDDLVPHSKEHLRMPTRVCHLRKKKVKKKETSVKKKLEFAVETEEDDFNDLEPGQIPLDPSLVMYYQSTHDPVVLEHILEQAATVPKKQTDDDDYITFDYIYKHFKLQDREIYPCPATDCSRTFKLYKYLGVHLKNEHEDSDPNVRHYMEMKDRREKCTFCRRTFMSSHHHRQHRRMHYGEHPYMCVVTGCHGRFDTTNELLAHKHSHGFLLAYHCELKGCSLSFCDLGQLYHHEAQHFRDAAYTCTSLGCKKFYYCRKEFLKHLDTHGITFSEKDFEAQRKAKRKLLLPVAEDDDGCKVSQESKKELLNGAQNKLSPSRHLECKESRGSLTCVAVCFDGKKFTCGLEKCGRTFNKAREIQKHLKIVHPDQFKEENKVCKVENEEHSKDKFVKDSKSSRDGSPSGSSTQGSSQENVLLSSIDSVQFQSASSSKLSAHTSHSELSDALTEIVLGLSQLSLNSAVSSSVRRNPRRDSSESKVPQVSCPTTSNVKSPAKATPNIIGSKSQQAPTDSKRQLWKAESPCKAESPSSPREANFDNQADDIVFQQPSKPYTCDVDSCGYESVTSNALVHHYVTKHGYNEEEVKQKDIFNPLKFRPFKCHLCSKGYKERKELKAHYRLKHNKNMAVAEQTNCPLAKKSVDTPALQAPAKPNNKESLGSLKKKAEATPSLQAPTKPNSKKGSGSLKAKEVPVEKKSVPALKDRTVNKEREMVWVGKKERRDDKIMNEEKKPRSRQPSLLKHGPAEGRTAVEGIVQERRASQRLVTKGNKCMDDAGEDESYYCVHKGCGAAFMKQYSLLRHLQNVHHYNTSQVCWDEDDDVFHCKYNGCNKQFNYLSTLNRHYRKEHQVSEEPIPRFRCTYANCNATYHLKSSLLRHTNQTHQNQTPIKPIAPSSAPPLQSKFSSFKKHIFYRRCDHSVPLVVRLQSAHKRDGSNSGCQKKLIITPSSQSSKVSQRSPLKQSLRCCSTDCGTSQTENFEPIEEAPEEEPCAKSKENGDEFVYRTPEEALQMCQDRCLPGAYPCMVQNCDSVVSSIKSMRRHYIRVHKMMPSMLSQNQDKLFYTAEKLEELIQKKSAVSALPDLTRVPNGVLKMEYQSEPENPGGPSVPMSLHSIKTESMGKELVEFSGELSPDSSVLIVADDVLYGESNGRAVELLDQGNPAQEEQLSQERPKTESPAPPLVPPPPLDLSPPSKLRITVDDVSQEPLGRESKPVSVSTTICIPASPTPTRQPLRRKNSELSEPLPTVPHPPAQKDQVTHSLSPKAFDIATYKPLGFESSFLKFIQEKEEHLRCDKVRTVAVLNTCYKPEPTRRRDLHRRNGSVKENDQRGPVISRGKKSRSLHLKPLLSKGECSSIQNLRFILERALRGCGDQAIKQLQFLKPVVVLERPKSSASFLHLVPPETKAKLLLGTI, encoded by the exons GGGAGCATGGACCTGCAAGCTCTTCTGCAGATCACAGGAGAGGGTGGAGCCTGGAGTAACCCCACCCTTGTTGCCCTCCTCACTGGACAGCCCACAGATGCAGATGAAG TGAATGCTTATCTTGCTCTGGAAGGGGATGACTTTTTGGAGATGAGGATCAAGCACTTGGAGAAAGTCGGAGAGGTTGAGAAGGCTTTGATTCTCACTAAAGCCTGTGGCAACTGCAGCTTGCTGCCTGGTCAGGCCAACTTTCGCCAAACCTTTGTCACACAACTTTGCCAACTGCTGCCCAGTGAGGAGGCTATTGTGGAG ATATCCAGGCTGGATGGCAAGGATGTTCTGGACATCATTTGCAATATGGAGACAGAAGGTGATGAGAACACAGCCTTCATCCTTTGTACCACTTACTTCACCCAGCAACTACAGCAAGAAAGTCTGTACTGCTCCTG GGAGTTGACGCTGCTTTGGAGCAAGCTGCAGAGAAGAATTGATGGATCCCTTGAATCATTCTTAGAACGGTGCCTCCAGTTTGGGGCTATAGCTAAGACAGTCTACCATCTGCTGTTCCTCATCCGAGTAATACAGACTGAG ACAATGCACTTTGGTTTGGCAGTGTCAGTCGAACTTTGTGTCAAAGCCCTTCAACTTCCACGACAAGAggacacagaaaccaaaacaacTGTCTGCAAAACTGTTGCGTGCCTCCTTCCAGATGATTTGGAGGTGCTGCGGGCCTGCCAGCTCACGGAGTTTCTCTTGAGCCCCTCGAGAGAGGTGTTTGACAGCCTTGAGGATCTTTACAGGCGTCCAGATCAAAAGTATGATGAGGAGAACGCAATTATCTCTAATTCGTTGCGCTGTGAGCTGCTCCTAGCTCTCAAAGCCCACTGGCCATTTGACCCTGAGTTCTGGGACTGGAAAACCTTAAAGCACTACTGTATTAAGCTGCTAGGACTGGAGCCTGAGGAAGACGAGAGTGAGGGTGTGGAGGATGTGCCCAGTGCTCAGCCAGTGACGACTCAAGAGGACGAAAGTGCTGAGAAAGAGGATGAAATTGAGACTAATGAGTATGGTCATGCCGAACAAAAGGAGAACAAGCAGCATGAAGGAAATGTTAAGGTACAGCATCAGGGAAGTGCAAAGAAGTTACAGCTTCAGAACTCTCCAAAGAAAGAAGTACTTTGGACTTCTGAAAGGGCCAAAAGGTGGCAGAAATATAAGTTCCTCTGTCAGATATGCCAGAAGGAGGTGATTGAGCCACGATTCCTCCATCACTCGAGAAAGCATTTGACAAATGATGTATGGACATGTCCTGTGTGCCTGCAAAAATTTGAAAGTAAAGATGACCTTGTTCCACATTCCAAAGAACACCTTCGAATGCCTACCAGAGTCTGCCATTtgagaaagaagaaagtcaaaAAGAAGGAGACAAGTGTAAAAAAGAAGTTGGAGTTTGCAGTGGAGACAGAAGAGGATGATTTTAATGACCTGGAGCCTGGCCAGATACCCTTGGACCCATCCCTAGTCATGTACTACCAGTCTACGCATGATCCTGTTGTGTTGGAACATATTTTGGAGCAAGCTGCCACTGTGCCTAAAAAGCAGacagatgatgatgattacatcacatttgattacatttataaacactttaaGCTACAGGATCGTGAGATTTATCCATGCCCTGCCACGGACTGTTCAAGGACTTTTAAGCTTTACAAGTACTTAGGAGTTCACCTGAAGAATGAGCATGAAGATTCAGACCCAAACGTCAGACATTACATGGAGATGAAAGACCGTCGGGAGAAGTGCACATTCTGTCGCCGAACATTTATGAGTTCCCATCACCACAGGCAGCACCGTCGCATGCATTACGGAGAGCATCCATACATGTGTGTGGTCACAGGGTGCCATGGCCGTTTTGACACCACCAACGAACTCcttgcacacaaacacagccatggCTTTCTGCTTGCCTACCACTGTGAACTCAAGGGCTGTAGTCTCTCCTTTTGTGACCTGGGTCAGCTATATCATCATGAGGCTCAGCACTTCCGTGATGCAGCATATACCTGCACCAGTCTAGGTTGCAAGAAGTTTTACTACTGTCGTAAAGAATTCCTGAAGCACTTAGACACTCATGGCATCACCTTCTCAGAGAAGGACTTTGAGGCACAGAggaaagcaaaaagaaaacttttgcTTCCTGTTGCAGAGGACGATGATGGTTGTAAAGTGTCCCAAGAGTCAAAAAAGGAATTGTTGAATGGGGCACAAAACAAACTCTCACCATCACGACACTTGGAATGCAAGGAGTCCAGAGGTTCACTGACTTGTGTTGCTGTCTGTTTCGATGGTAAAAAATTCACTTGTGGCCTGGAGAAATGTGGCAGGACCTTTAACAAAGCAAGAGAGATCCAGAAGCACTTGAAAATTGTACATCCTGATCAGTTTAAAGAAGAGAACAAGGTTTGCAAAGTAGAAAATGAAGAACATTCAAAGGACAAGTTTGTTAAAGACAGTAAAAGCAGTCGAGACGGAAGTCCAAGTGGTTCATCCACCCAGGGATCTAGTCAGGAAAATGTTCTTTTGTCTTCAATAGATTCTGTGCAGTTTCAATCAGCATCTTCCTCAAAACTCAGTGCTCATACAAGTCACTCAGAACTCAGTGATGCACTGACTGAAATTGTGCTAGGCCTTAGTCAGCTAAGCCTTAATTCTGCTGTCTCCAGCAGCGTTCGACGTAATCCACGCAGAGATAGTTCAGAATCTAAAGTGCCACAGGTGTCCTGTCCCACGACTTCAAATGTTAAGTCTCCTGCCAAAGCAACACCCAACATAATCGGAAGTAAATCTCAACAGGCACCTACTGATTCAAAGAGGCAGCTGTGGAAGGCAGAATCACCTTGTAAGGCAGAGTCACCATCTTCACCTAGAGAAGCCAACTTTGATAATCAGGCAGACGATATTGTTTTCCAGCAGCCAAGCAAGCCTTACACTTGTGATGTTGATAGCTGCGGCTATGAAAGTGTGACTAGCAATGCACTGGTGCATCACTATGTCACAAAGCATGGATATAACGAGGAGGAAGTAAAACAGAAGGATATTTTTAATCCTCTCAAGTTCAGACCTTTCAAGTGCCACCTCTGCTCTAAGGGctacaaagaaaggaaagagctGAAGGCTCATTATCGCCTTAAGcataacaaaaacatggcagTTGCAGAACAAACAAACTGCCCTTTGGCAAAGAAGTCTGTGGATACTCCTGCTCTGCAGGCTCCGGCCAAACCAAACAACAAAGAAAGTTTGGGATCTTTGAAAAAAAAGGCTGAGGCTACTCCTTCTCTGCAGGCTCCAACCAAACCAAACAGCAAAAAAGGTTCAGGATCTTTGAAAGCAAAAGAGGTTCCTGTGGAGAAAAAGAGTGTTCCTGCTTTGAAAGACAGAACTGtaaacaaggagagagagatggtgtggGTGGGtaagaaggagagaagagatgaCAAAATTATGAATGAGGAGAAGAAACCAAGGAGTAGACAGCCTTCATTGTTGAAACATGGCCCTGCTGAGGGCAGAACTGCTGTAGAGGGTATCGTGCAGGAGAGAAGGGCAAGCCAGCGTTTGGTGACAAAAGGGAATAAGTGCATGGATGATGCAGGGGAAGATGAATCCTACTACTGTGTACACAAGGGCTGTGGTGCGGCGTTCATGAAGCAGTACAGTCTTCTGCGCCACTTGCAAAATGTACACCACTACAACACCTCCCAGGTGTGTTgggatgaggatgatgatgttTTCCATTGTAAATACAATGGATGTAATAAGCAGTTCAATTATCTCTCTACTCTGAACAGACACTACCGCAAAGAACATCAAGTATCGGAGGAACCCATTCCGAGATTCAGGTGTACCTATGCGAACTGCAATGCCACCTACCACCTGAAGAGCAGCCTTTTGCGTCACACCAATCAGACGCATCAGAACCAGACTCCGATAAAGCCCATAGCCCCATCTTCAGCCCCACCTTTACAATCCAAGTTCAGCAGTTTCAAAAAGCACATCTTCTACAGGCGCTGTGACCACTCCGTTCCCCTTGTGGTGCGTCTTCAAAGCGCCCATAAAAGAGATGGGTCCAACAGTGGCTGCCAGAAAAAACTGATCATTACACCCTCCTCTCAGTCATCAAAGGTCTCCCAAAGGTCACCTCTCAAGCAGTCTTTAAGGTGCTGCAGTACAGATTGTGGCACTAGTCAGACTGAGAACTTTGAACCTATTGAAGAAGCACCAGAAGAGGAGCCATGTGCCAAGTCCAAGGAAAACGGGGATGAATTTGTTTATCGAACACCTGAGGAGGCACTGCAGATGTGCCAAGATCGTTGCTTGCCTGGGGCTTACCCTTGCATGGTGCAGAACTGTGACTCTGTGGTATCCAGTATCAAAAGTATGCGACGACACTATATAAGAGTTCACAAAATGATGCCTTCCATGTTGTCCCAAAATCAAGACAAGCTCTTTTACACAGCTGAGAAGCTAGAAGAACTCATACAAAAGAAATCTGCGGTGTCTGCTTTACCCGATTTGACAAGAGTTCCTAATGGTGTCCTCAAAATGGAGTATCAATCTGAGCCTGAGAATCCAGGAGGTCCTTCCGTGCCTATGAGCCTCCATTCTATCAAAACGGAATCGATGGGAAAGGAGCTTGTGGAATTCTCAGGGGAGCTGTCTCCTGATAGCAGTGTACTGATTGTTGCAGATGATGTGCTTTATGGGGAGTCTAACGGGCGTGCTGTTGAGCTTCTTGACCAGGGAAATCCAGCTCAGGAGGAGCAATTGTCTCAGGAGCGACCAAAAACAGAGTCTCCAGCTCCTCCCCTTGTGCCTCCTCCACCGCTAGACCTTTCTCCACCATCCAAGCTTAGAATAACTGTTGACGATGTTTCACAAGAACCTTTGGGCAGAGAAAGCAAACCAGTTAGTGTCTCTACTACCATCTGTATACCTGCAAGTCCTACCCCGACACGACAGCCTCTCAGGCGAAAAAATTCTGAACTCTCTGAGCCACTACCCACTGTGCCTCACCCACCAGCCCAAAAAGATCAAGTGACGCACAGCTTGTCCCCAAAGGCGTTTGACATCGCAACTTATAAGCCTTTGGGATTCGAGTCCTCATTCTTGAAGTTCATTCAGGAAAAGGAAGAGCATTTGCGATGCGACAAGGTGCGGACAGTGGCAGTCTTGAACACCTGCTATAAACCAGAACCTACACGACGACGTGATCTTCACCGACGCAATGGCTCAGTCAAGGAAAATGACCAGAGAGGACCGGTCATCTCCCGTGGTAAAAAGTCTCGATCATTACACCTTAAGCCCTTGCTCTCTAAAGGGGAGTGCAGCTCCATCCAGAACCTACGTTTTATTTTGGAAAGGGCTTTGAGGGGCTGTGGTGACCAAGCTATAAAACAGCTTCAGTTCCTTAAGCCAGTAGTAGTTTTAGAAAGACCTAAGTCTTCTGCTTCATTTCTTCATCTTGTACCCCCTGAAACAAAAGCA AAACTGCTGCTTGGGACTATTTAA